The Panthera uncia isolate 11264 chromosome C2, Puncia_PCG_1.0, whole genome shotgun sequence genome contains a region encoding:
- the SON gene encoding protein SON isoform X2, translated as MATNIEQIFRSFVVSKFREIQQELSSGRNEGQLNGETNTPNEGNQAGDAAASARSLPNEEIVQKIEEVLSGVLDTELRYKPDLKEASRKSRCVSVQTDPTDEIPTKKSKKHKKHKNKKKKKKKEKEKKYKRQPEESESKAKSHHDGNIDLESDSFLKFDSEPSAMALEHSVRAFGLSETSESAAVVLEPPVVPMEVSEPHTLETLKPATKTAELSVASTSVISVQSEQSVAVTLEPPMTKILDSFTMAPVPTTTVVLKSSEPVVTMSVEYQMKPVLKSLDTTPAEQSKMLEPPVAKGLEPSETLVVSSEITAEVHPEPSTSTTVDFPESSATEVLRLPEQPVEVPSEIADSPMTRPQELPELPKTTALELPESSVASVVELPGPPATSKPELQGPPVTPLLELPGPSATPLPELPGPLSTPVSELLGPPATAVPELPGPSVTSVPQLSQELPGLPAPSVGLEPPQEVPEPPVMAQELPGLPAVTAAVELPGQPAVTVAMELAEQPVTTSELEQPVGMTTVEHPGQPEVTTAAGLLGQPEAAMVLELPGQPVATTALELPGQPSVPGVPELPGLPSATRALELSGQPVATGALELPGQLMATGALEFSGQSGAAGALELLGQPLATGVLELPGQPGAPELPGQPVATVALEISVQSVVTTTELSTMTVSQSLEVPSTTALESYNTVAQELPTTLVGETSVTVGVDPLMAQESHMLASNTMETHMLASNTMDSQMLASNTMDSQMLASNTMDSQMLASSTMDSQMLATSSMDSQMLATSSMDSQMLATSSMDSQMLATSSMDSQMLATSSMDSQMLATSSMDSQMLATSSMDSQMLATSTMDSQMLATSTMDSQMLATSSMDSQMLASGTMDSQMLASGTMDAQMLASGTMDAQMLASSTQDSAMLGSKSPDPYRLAQDPYRLAQDPYRLGHDPYRLGHDAYRLGQDPYRLGHDPYRLTPDPYRMSPRPYRIAPRSYRIAPRPYRLAPRPLMLASRRSMMMSYAAERSMMSSYERSMMSYERSMMSPMAERSMMSAYERSMMSAYERSMMSPMAERSMMSAYERSMMSAYERSMMSPMADRSMMSMGADRSMMSSYSAADRSMMSSYSAADRSMMSSYTADRSMMSMAADSYTDSYTDTYTEAYMVPPLPPEEPPTMPPLPPEEPPMTPPLPPEEPPEGPALPTEQSALTAENTWPAEVPALPPEESVSLSEPSVSQSEISEPSTLPANYSVSASDPSVLASEAAVTVPEPPLEPESSVTSTPIESAVVAEEHQIVPERPVTYMVSETPMMSAEPTVLTSEPSVTSETAETFDSMKASGHVASEVSQSLLESAATNPEPSQSALELPAMAVSELPAVAVPEPPTGTVPEPPAVTVLETPAMAIPDPTAMVVSDSTAVALPDPPTAEAVPETVALAESENVTISVPVVSALEPSVPALEPAVSVPQANAVLSEPPVSVQESTVIISEPAITVSEQTQIIPTEIVAESTPMILESDVIKGVNLLSGDQNLTPEIGMQEIPMHSDEEPHAEGHLKNDPYESDHGTNIDLNINNHLVAKGMEHDTVSAAATGAVGEIGEGNILSIGETKQCTVLDTCSSVSEVDGGTLSSAGPFALEPDAVGTSKGIEFATASALTSVSKYDVEVSLITQDTEHDMIISTSPSGGSEADIEGPLPAKDIHLDLPSNNFISKDAEGPLPIKECDQTLAVALSPKESSGEDKEVPLPTKEILSDSGFSANIDDINEADLVRPLLPKDMERLTSLRAGIEGPLLASEVERDKSAASPVVISIPERASESSSEEKDDYEIFVKVKDTHEKSKKNKNRDKGEKEKKRDSSLRSRSKRSKSSEHKSRKRTSESRSRARKRSSKSKSHRSQTRSRSRSRRRRRSSRSRSKSRGRRSVSKEKRKRSPKHRSKSRERKRKRSSSRDNRKTVRARSRTPSRRSRSHTPSRRRRSRSVGRRSFSISPSRRSRTPSRRSRTPSRRSRTPSRRSRTPSRRSRTPSRRSRTPSRRRRSRSVVRRRSFSISPVRLRRSRTPLRRRFSRSPIRRKRSRSSERGRSPKRLTDLNKAQLLEIAKANAAAMCAKAGVPLPPNLKPAPPPTIEEKVAKKSGGATIEELTEKCKQIAQSKEDDDVIVNKPHVSDEEEEEPPFYHHPFKLSEPKPIFFNLNIAAAKPTPPKSQVTLTKEFPVSSGSQHRKKEADSVYGEWVPVEKNGEENKDDDNVFSSNLPSEPVDISTAMSERALAQKRLSENAFDLEAMSMLNRAQERIDAWAQLNSIPGQFTGSTGVQVLTQEQLANTGAQAWIKKDQFLRAAPVTGGMGAVLMRKMGWREGEGLGKNKEGNKEPILVDFKTDRKGLVAVGERAQKRSGNFSAAMKDLSGKHPVSALMEICNKRRWQPPEFLLVHDSGPDHRKHFLFRVLRNGSPYQPNCMFFLNRY; from the exons ATGGCGACCAACATCGAGCAGATTTTTAGGTCTTTCGTGGTCAGTAAATTCCGGGAAATTCAACAGGAGCTTTCCAG TGGAAGGAATGAAGGCCAGCTCAATGGTGAAACAAATACACCTAATGAAGGAAACCAGGCAGGTGATGCAGCTGCCTCTGCCAGGAGCCTACCAAATGAAGAAATAGTTCAGAAGATAGAGGAAGTACTTTCTGGGGTCTTAGATACAGAACTACGATACAAGCCAG ACCTGAAAGAGGCCTCCAGAAAAAGTAGATGTGTGTCAGTACAAACAGATCCTACTGATGAAATTCCCACCAAAAAGTCAAAGAAgcataaaaagcacaaaaataaaaagaagaaaaagaagaaagaaaaggaaaaaaagtataagaGACAGCCAGAAGAATCTGAATCAAAGGCAAAATCACATCATGATGGGAACATAGATTTAGAATCGGATTCGTTTTTGAAGTTTGATTCTGAACCTTCAGCGATGGCACTGGAGCATTCTGTAAGAGCGTTTGGCCTTTCTGAGACCAGTGAATCTGCTGCAGTTGTGTTAGAACCTCCTGTGGTACCAATGGAGGTATCAGAGCCACATACCTTAGAAACTCTGAAGCCAGCTACAAAAACTGCAGAACTGTCAGTTGCATCAACATCCGTAATTTCAGTGCAGTCAGAGCAGTCTGTGGCAGTCACACTGGAACCACCCATGACAAAGATTCTGGATTCCTTTACAATGGCACCAGTGCCCACTACAACAGTCGTGCTAAAGTCATCTGAGCCGGTTGTCACAATGTCTGTGGAATATCAGATGAAGCCTGTGCTGAAATCTTTGGATACCACACCTGCAGAGCAATCAAAGATGCTAGAACCGCCAGTAGCAAAAGGGCTAGAGCCGTCGGAAACCCTTGTGGTATCATCCGAGATCACTGCTGAGGTGCACCCTGAGCCGAGTACATCAACAACAGTGGATTTTCCAGAGTCATCTGCAACTGAAGTGCTCAGATTGCCAGAGCAGCCTGTAGAAGTACCGTCGGAGATCGCAGATTCACCCATGACAAGACCACAGGAGTTGCCGGAGTTGCCCAAGACCACAGCGTTGGAGCTGCCGGAGTCGTCGGTGGCCTCAGTGGTGGAGTTGCCGGGGCCACCTGCGACCTCCAAGCCGGAGTTGCAGGGGCCCCCTGTGACTCCATTGCTGGAGTTACCTGGGCCCTCTGCTACCCCGTTGCCAGAGTTGCCAGGCCCCCTTTCTACCCCAGTGTCTGAGTTGCTAGGGCCCCCTGCGACAGCAGTGCCTGAGTTGCCGGGGCCCTCTGTGACATCAGTGCCACAGTTGTCGCAGGAATTGCCAGGGCTTCCGGCACCATCCGTGGGGTTGGAGCCACCACAGGAGGTACCAGAGCCACCTGTGATGGCACAGGAGTTGCCAGGGCTGCCTGCGGTGACAGCAGCAGTAGAGTTGCCAGGGCAGCCTGCAGTAACGGTAGCAATGGAGTTGGCCGAACAACCTGTGACGACGTCAGAGTTGGAGCAGCCTGTGGGGATGACAACGGTGGAACATCCTGGGCAGCCTGAGGTGACGACGGCAGCTGGGTTGCTGGGGCAGCCTGAGGCAGCGATGGTGCTGGAGTTGCCAGGACAGCCAGTGGCAACGACAGCGCTGGAGTTGCCAGGGCAGCCTTCGGTGCCTGGGGTGCCAGAGTTGCCAGGGCTGCCTTCGGCAACTAGGGCGCTGGAGTTGTCAGGGCAGCCTGTGGCAACTGGGGCACTGGAGTTGCCTGGGCAGCTCATGGCAACTGGGGCACTGGAGTTCTCGGGGCAGTCTGGGGCAGCCGGAGCCCTGGAGCTTTTGGGGCAGCCTCTGGCAACAGGGGTGCTGGAGTTGCCAGGGCAGCCTGGGGCGCCAGAGTTGCCTGGGCAGCCTGTGGCAACTGTGGCGCTGGAGATCTCTGTTCAGTCTGTGGTGACAACAACGGAGCTGTCAACGATGACCGTGTCGCAGTCCCTGGAGGTGCCCTCGACGACAGCGCTGGAATCCTATAATACGGTAGCACAGGAGCTGCCTACTACATTAGTGGGGGAGACTTCTGTAACAGTAGGAGTGGATCCCTTGATGGCCCAGGAATCCCATATGTTAGCTTCTAACACCATGGAGACCCATATGTTAGCGTCCAACACCATGGACTCCCAAATGCTAGCATCCAACACCATGGATTCCCAGATGCTAGCGTCCAACACCATGGATTCCCAGATGTTAGCCTCTAGCACCATGGACTCCCAGATGTTAGCAACTAGCTCCATGGACTCCCAGATGTTAGCAACTAGCTCCATGGACTCCCAGATGTTAGCAACCAGCTCCATGGACTCTCAGATGTTAGCAACCAGCTCCATGGACTCCCAGATGTTAGCAACCAGCTCCATGGACTCCCAGATGTTAGCAACCAGTTCCATGGACTCTCAGATGTTAGCAACCAGCTCCATGGATTCCCAGATGTTAGCTACCAGCACTATGGATTCCCAGATGTTAGCGACCAGCACCATGGACTCCCAGATGTTAGCTACTAGCTCTATGGATTCTCAGATGTTAGCATCAGGCACTATGGACTCTCAAATGTTGGCTTCCGGCACCATGGATGCTCAGATGTTAGCATCTGGTACCATGGATGCCCAGATGTTAGCATCTAGTACCCAAGATTCTGCTATGTTGGGTTCAAAATCTCCTGATCCCTACAGGTTAGCTCAGGATCCTTACAGGTTAGCTCAGGATCCCTATAGGTTAGGTCATGACCCTTATAGGTTAGGTCATGATGCCTACAGGTTAGGGCAGGACCCATATAGATTAGGCCATGATCCCTACAGACTAACTCCTGATCCCTATAGGATGTCACCTAGACCCTATAGGATAGCACCCAGGTCCTATAGAATAGCCCCCAGGCCGTACAGGTTAGCACCAAGACCCCTGATGTTAGCATCTAGACGTTCTATGATGATGTCCTATGCTGCAGAACGTTCCATGATGTCATCTTACGAACGCTCTATGATGTCCTATGAGCGGTCTATGATGTCCCCTATGGCTGAGCGCTCTATGATGTCAGCCTATGAGCGCTCTATGATGTCAGCTTATGAGCGTTCTATGATGTCCCCTATGGCTGAGCGCTCTATGATGTCAGCTTATGAACGCTCTATGATGTCAGCTTACGAGCGCTCCATGATGTCCCCAATGGCTGACCGATCTATGATGTCCATGGGTGCCGACCGGTCTATGATGTCGTCCTACTCTGCTGCTGACCGGTCTATGATGTCATCGTACTCTGCAGCTGACCGATCTATGATGTCATCTTACACTGCTGATCGTTCAATGATGTCTATGGCAGCTGATTCTTACACCGATTCTTATACTGATACATATACGGAGGCATATATGGTGCCACCTTTGCCTCCTGAAGAGCCTCCAACAATGCCACCATTGCCACCTGAGGAGCCACCAATGACCCCACCTTTGCCTCCTGAGGAACCACCGGAGGGTCCAGCATTACCTACTGAGCAGTCAGCATTAACAGCTGAAAATACTTGGCCTGCAGAGGTACCAGCATTACCTCCTGAAGAGTCTGTATCACTGTCTGAACCTTCTGTGAGTCAAAGTGAGATTTCAGAGCCTTCGACATTGCCTGCTAATTATTCAGTGTCAGCATCAGATCCTTCAGTGTTAGCATCAGAGGCTGCTGTTACCGTTCCAGAACCACCGTTAGAGCCAGAGTCTTCGGTTACATCAACACCCATAGAGTCTGCGGTAGTAGCAGAAGAGCATCAAATTGTTCCAGAGAGACCAGTGACTTACATGGTATCTGAAACTCCCATGATGTCAGCTGAACCAACTGTATTAACATCAGAACCTTCAGTTACATCTGAGACAGCAGAAACTTTTGATTCCATGAAAGCTTCAGGACATGTTGCCTCAGAGGTATCTCAGTCCCTCCTGGAGTCAGCTGCGACTAATCCAGAGCCATCACAGAGCGCTCTAGAGCTGCCAGCCATGGCTGTCTCAGAGCTACCAGCTGTGGCTGTCCCAGAGCCACCAACTGGGACTGTTCCAGAGCCCCCAGCTGTGACTGTCTTGGAGACCCCAGCCATGGCTATCCCGGACCCAACAGCTATGGTGGTCTCTGACTCAACAGCTGTGGCTCTTCCAGACCCACCCACAGCTGAGGCTGTCCCGGAGACTGTGGCCTTGGCTGAGTCAGAGAATGTTACCATTTCTGTGCCAGTTGTTTCTGCTCTGGAGCCTAGTGTGCCTGCCCTGGAACCAGCAGTGTCAGTCCCTCAGGCTAATGCAGTTCTTTCAGAACCACCTGTTTCAGTGCAAGAATCCACTGTGATAATTTCAGAGCCTGCCATCACTGTCTCAGAACAGACCCAAATAATACCGACTGAGATAGTTGCAGAGTCTACACCAATGATACTGGAGTCTGATGTTATAAAAGGAGTGAATTTACTATCTGGTGATCAAAATCTTACTCCAGAGATTGGCATGCAGGAGATTCCCATGCATTCAGATGAAGAGCCGCATGCTGAAGGACACCTGAAGAATGACCCTTATGAAAGTGATCATGGTACAAATATAGACCTTAACATAAATAATCACTTAGTTGCTAAAGGGATGGAACATGACACAGTGTCTGCTGCCGCCACTGGTGCTGTTGGTGAAATTGGTGAAGGGAATATTTTATCCATCGGTGAGACTAAACAATGCACAGTATTGGATACATGCTCTAGTGTTAGCGAAGTTGATGGAGGAACTCTATCTTCTGCTGGTCCCTTTGCTCTTGAACCTGATGCAGTGGGAACCAGTAAGGGTATTGAGTTTGCTACAGCATCTGCTCTCACTTCAGTTAGTAAATATGATGTTGAAGTATCTTTAATCACTCAAGATACTGAACACGACATGATAATTTCCACTAGTCCCAGTGGTGGTAGTGAAGCTGACATAGAGGGACCTTTGCCTGCTAAAGACATTCATCTCGATTTACCGTCTAATAACTTTATTAGTAAGGATGCAGAAGGACCATTACCTATAAAAGAGTGTGACCAGACATTAGCAGTTGCTCTCAGCCCTAAAGAAAGTAGTGGGGAAGATAAAGAAGTACCTCTCCCTACTAAAGAGATACTCTCTGATTCAGGATTTTCTGCCAATATTGATGATATTAATGAAGCAGATTTAGTGAGACCATTACTTCCTAAGGACATGGAACGTCTTACAAGCCTTAGAGCTGGTATTGAAGGACCTTTACTTGCAAGTGAGGTTGAACGTGACAAATCTGCTGCCAGTCCAGTCGTAATCAGTATACCAGAAAGAGCTTCAGAGTCCTCTTCAGAGGAAAAAGATGATTATGAGATTTTTGTAAAAGTTAAGGACACACatgagaaaagtaagaaaaacaagAACCGGGACAaaggtgagaaagaaaagaagagagactcCTCATTAAGATCTCGAAGTAAGCGTTCCAAGTCTTCTGAACATAAATCACGCAAGCGTACCAGTGAATCTCGTTCTAGGGCAAGGAAGAGATCATCGAAATCTAAGTCTCATCGCTCTCAGACACGTTCAAGGTCACGTTCAAGACgcaggaggaggagcagcaggTCAAGGTCAAAGTCCAGAGGAAGGCGATCTGTATCAAAAGAGAAGCGTAAAAGATCTCCAAAGCACAGGTCTAAGtctagggaaagaaaaagaaagagatcaagTTCCAGGGATAACCGGAAAACAGTTAGAGCTCGAAGTCGCACCCCAAGTCGTCGGAGTCGGAGTCACACTCCTAGTCGGCGAAGAAGATCTAGATCTGTGGGGAGGAGGAGCTTTAGTATTTCCCCAAGCCGCCGCAGCCGCACCCCAAGCCGCCGCAGCCGCACCCCAAGCCGCCGCAGCCGCACCCCAAGCCGCCGCAGTCGCACCCCAAGCCGCCGCAGCCGCACCCCTAGCCGCCGCAGCCGCACCCCAAGCCGCCGGAGAAGATCAAGGTCTGTGGTAAGGAGACGAAGCTTTAGTATCTCACCAGTAAGATTAAGGAGATCACGAACACCTTTGAGAAGAAGGTTTAGCAGATCTCCCATTCGTCGTAAACGATCCAGGTCTTCTGAGAGAGGCAGATCACCTAAACGTCTGACGGATTTga ACAAGGCTCAATTACTTGAAATAGCCAAAGCTAATGCAGCTGCCATGTGTGCTAAGGCTGGTGTTCCTTTACCGCCAAACCTAAAGCCTGCACCTCCACCTACAATAGAAGAGAAAGTTGCTAAAAAGTCAGGAGGAGCTACCATAGAAGAACTAACTGAG aaatgcaaacaGATCGCACAGAGTAAAGAAGATGATGATGTAATAGTGAATAAGCCTCATGTTtcagatgaagaggaagaagaacctCCTTTTTATCATCATCCCTTTAAACTCAGTGAACCCAAACCCATTTTTTTCAATCTGAAT ATTGCTGCAGCAAAACCAACTCCACCAAAAAGCCAGGTAACATTAACAAAAGAGTTTCCTGTGTCATCTGGATCTCAACATCGAAAAAAAGAAGCGGATAGTGTTTATGGAGAGTGGGTTCCTGTAGAAAAAAATGGTGAAGAGAACAAAGATGATGATAATGTTTTCAGCAGCAATTTGCCCTCTGAG